A segment of the Phocoena sinus isolate mPhoSin1 chromosome 11, mPhoSin1.pri, whole genome shotgun sequence genome:
catatatctgctctttttcagattttttttttgatatttatttatttggctgcaccgggtcttagttgtggcatgcaggatctagttccctgactaggggtCGAACCCCGGCCCTCTTgtgttgggagcgtggagtcttaatttctggaccaccaggaaaattCCTTTTATCAGATACAGGgtctgagtagagttccctgtgctctacagcaggtccttgttgattatccattttatatattaatgtgtAAATGTTAACCCCAGCCCCCTAATTTTTCCCACCCCTCTTCCCatatcccccccgcccccccaagtAATTGTGCCTTCCCTCTCTGGTGAACCTAGGCTGCTgctgcgtttttttttttgttttgttttttttgttttttggctacgttgggtcttcgttgctatgtgcaggctttctctagttgcagcgagcgggagctactctttgttgtggtgcgcaggcttttcattgcggtggcttctcttgttgcagagcacaggctctaagtgtgtgggcttcagtggcacgcgggctcagtagttgtggcgcgtgggcttagttgctctgtggcatgtgggatcttcctggaccagggctcaaacctgtgtcccctgcattggcaggaggattcttaaccactgcgccaccagggaagtccggaccTAGGCTTCTTAGGAGTACACCCTCATTTGCCACAGTCCAGCCTCTTCAAGTGTCTCCACACAGCCAACCCTGGTCTGACTTCTGGAGCCTGATAttcagcaccccacccccaccaacagAGGAGCGTCTCAGGCTCTGGTGCACAGGGTGCTGCACTGGGTGGAGGTGCCTACCTTACGTGCAGATTACCCTCTGTTTGCCATTGCACACACGTTGCTGCACTGTCTTCTTAGGGTCTGGACCTTCCCCTTTGTCTAGGCTAAGGTCCCTGTCAGTGATCAGGCTTCCCAGGGTGCTGGAATATGTTTAccttcactgctccttccctgggGCACTAGGTTCCTAGTGTCTAGATTccttccccaccccgccccgccttttttttttttttttaagccgaGTCTCACTGCTTCGGAATCTTAGTTCTTTGACCAGGGATGGCATCTGTGACCCCCGCAGAGGAAAcgtggggtcctaaccactgcaccgccagggaattccctttctttttccttttgtccttcccGGTTACGTGGAGGTTTTCTTGCCCTTTCGGAAGTCTGAGGTGTTCCTCCGGCATTCAGTAGGTGTGTGTGAATCATTCCACTTGTAGgtgtatttttaatgtctttgtagGAGAGGGTGAGCTCCCcgtcctactcctctgccatcttaatCCTGTCTTGAAAAGTGAGTTTTAGACAGTAGATACTGACCTCAATTagcaaaactaaaatttaatatttattaaaacataattttttgtaggcgtgaaataaaaattttttctttaaaataaccatttttacCAAATATAGCCAAATTAATTGGGTACAAgttagtgggctacagttttataatcaaagggagagtggggagggggagaagaccacctGCTTCCTCATCCTTGAGTAGACATCAGgcttccatcatcagctcctccAGGTGAGGAGTTTTTTTTGTCATTACATGGTCAAAGCAGGACTGTCATGGTgcaatggaaatgagcaaaaaggcagtaatatataataaaatacgATAATTCATTTCAAGTTTTAGTATAATGTCAACCtttgcttatatttttgtttttagtgcatGCAGAGGAGTGTGTCCTGGGAATCATTAATTTATggagctcactgggcaggataTGGGTCACATTCCACCATTGTTGTGTTGTTTTGGagcatgtctcatgcttctgttgcatgggtttgtggttaagcaaacctgctttcttgagtgatcattaacttacaggggtctcccatacttttttcttATAATCCCTTActgggattaactatttaattactTGCTTTGTCcttttactctgtccctatcagtGACACTGGGTTATGGTGAAGTAAAGTGTAATGTTTACTGTAAGGCGCCAATAAAAGGAGAAGCCGTGGCTGGTGCTcaaaaaccctgaactccctGAACTCCCTgaactccctgaagggtttctgtaaagcacttttttttttctttttggctgcattgggtctttgttactgcgcgctggctttctctagttgcggcgagcggggtcttctcattgtggtggcttctcttgttgcagagcacgggctctagggcgcgtggccttcagtagttgtgtcgcacgggattaggtgctccgcggcatgtgggatcttccctgaccagggctcgaacccctgtcccctgcattggcaggtggattcttaaccactgcgccaccagggaagtccctataaagcatttttaaaggcgaggtgagggagaggggtcCCAGCAaatgtgatcagctcgtgcacaattctctgactagttgatggtgaggtaacagggcagtgtcatGGTGTTtacattatcaatccttaggcgcTAGTAGGTGTAGAGGCTACGTGCTCATGGTCATcacgtagttaacttcttccatttggtggtggttttggCACCtttaaaacaactcaggaaatgtgcatctgATACTATTATCTAGGAACTTAAGAGATGAACTACAACAGAGGATATGGtggaggggtctgtcccaggaagaccccatagggtcctgcttggttacaaggGGACATTGAAGAAAGTAGCAATACTCCAGAAGGCCTAGTGCTGGGGGACGAGTTCACGGAGTGGTGTCAGTCCCAGACGGGAACCAAGGAAGCCTCAGGGGAGGGGCTTCTGGGTGAGTCTTGAGAAGGTGAAGAGGAGAGCACTACTTAGTGGCAACACGCTGGGCGAGGGCCTGATATCTGGAGGGACCATGGCATGGTGAAACAAATGAGGGAAGGCTGGGCTGCTTTGGTCAGCTAGGGTAGTGAGAGAGGAGTGAGCAGTGTGTGATGGACTTTTGTCCGGCAGGCACAGGGAGTATGTACCTAGTTCCTGGAAGTAGGGCCAGCCTGGTGACCAGAACCTGCctggggctcctgctgcagcagctGCCCTTACACATAAGTGTTCCAGCTCTGCTGACCCTCACAGCCCCCTGTGTTCACCTGTTTTCAAGGGCTCATGGTCAGGAGCCGCTCAGCTTTCTGCACTTCCCAGGGTCAGGAGGAGCCTGTGTGTTCATCCACCCAGGGCTGAAGGCCTGGAGTGGACCAAGTGGGGCTCAGGAGACAGTATGCTTGAGACCTGGTGCACTCACCTACATCCACTAGGAGCTGGGCCTCTGCCCCCAGTGCTGATGGGTGACCTGATGAGCTTGTTGGCCCACGGAAGAGCGTAACTAGTCACTTGTCTAGTCATTGTCTTCACTTAACCTTGCCCAGAAGAGGTGCTTCTCATCTCTTTTGCaacggagaaactgaggctttgaagAGTAGGCACTTGACCTGGTTACACCCCTATTAAGatgtagagctgggatttgaaccccggTTCTGTCAGACTTCCTTGACCCTTGCCCTGGCCCTTTTGGGGAGTAATCTGGGCTGGTGGTTGAGCTCCCCCAGGATGCGCCTGGATATGCCCCACTGCAGGCTGAGCCACAGGCCTAGGTAGGGCCTGTGCAGCCCCTTCCACCTCTGCCCACCTCTAAGTCTCCTTCTTAAAGCAAGCTCTAGTCTCAGGGAGGATCTGCTCACCAAGCCTGCCAGGATATCCTAGGTTGGGCCTGGCGTGTGACTCTCCCCAGCAGATagactttccctttctcttgcttcctggttcagagtCCCCGGCACCAGCCTCTGTGCTTCCCACTTCAGCCTTGAGAAGGGCAGCATTCTGTCTTGTGGGGTCATGAGGCCGGGTGAGGTAACCCCAGCCATCGCTCATCAATGAAGGCAGACCATGTGCCCCATTCCACCCTCCCCAGGTGCCCGGAGCAGTACCCAAGCTGACTCAGGTTCCAGTGAGGATGAGGCAGCCAGTGAGGCCCGCAGCACCACCAGTGAATGTCCCAGCCTTCTTAGCACCGCAGCAGAGGAAAGCTTTGGTGAGAGTGGGTAGGAATATGGCAGGGACTCAGTGGGGCTCCGTGGGCTAGGGCAAGAAGCGGGGATGACGAGCTGGCCTTGCAGGGGGGGATGCCGTGGATGAGCAGGGTCAGCAGGAAGACCTTGAGGAGAAGTTGAAGGAATATGTGGACTGCCTCACAGACAAGAGGTACCCATGATTTCCAACCAGTCCCTTCCCCTGTGTCCCTGCTTAGCCCATGCTAAATGTGACCCAGGTAGGATTGGCCCACAAaacccctttcttcctcccccagTGCCAAGACCCGGCAGGGTGCTCTTGAGAACCTGCGTCTGGCCCTAGCAGCGCACCTACTCCCCGACTTCTTGCTGGAGCGCCGCCTCACACTGGCTGATGCCTTGGAAAAGTGCCTCAAGAAAGGTTGGGCCTGGGGGCGCACCTGGGGGCCTGCACTGGCTGGGTACTGGCCCTTGCTGCATTGACTGACTGGAAGGCATCCCTGCAGGGAAGGGCGAGGAACAGGCCCTTGCCGCTGCTGTGCTAAGCCTGCTGTGCATTCAGCTGGGTCCTGGACCCAAGGGTGAGGAGTTATTCCACAGCCTGCAGCCCCTGCTGGTCTCTGTGCTCAGTGACAGCACAGCTAGCCCTGCTGCCCGGCTCCACGTGAGTGTTCCTTGCCCTGTGACACCCTTCCTTCACCTAATCCCTAAGCAGAGACACGGGTTCCACCTGCCTCCAGGCTCCCCTGCTCCAAGGGTGAGCCCCGTGGCTGGGAACCCAGGCTCACCCTCTGACCACGGCCTGGCTTTGCCCTCCTCCCAGCAGTGCGCTTCTGCTCTTGGCCTGGGCTGCTACGTGGCTGCCACCGATGTACAGGTAAGTGGCCTTCAGGCACAGGCAATAGAGCACATAGGCCCTAGCTCTGCCCCTGAGCCACTCCCCTGCCTCCTTGTGCCCCTAGGACCTGGTTTCCTGCCTCACCTGCTTGGAAGGCATTTTCAGCCGGTCCTGTGGTGTGGGTGGCTCCACAGCCCCAGTGGTCCCTGTCAGCCTTCAGGGCTTGCTCTGTGCTGCCCTGCAGGCCTGGGCCTTGCTACTCACCATCTACCCCAGTGCCCATATCAGCCGCATCCTGGACAGGTAGGGGTGACTGCCCACTGTGAGTGGGAGGAGAAGGGTGAAAGGCCCCCAGCCCACACACATGGCTcagcctgccccttccccaggcagCTGCCCCGGCTGCCCCAGCTCTTGTCCAGTGAAAGTGTGAACCTGCGGATGGCTGCTGGCGAGACCATCGCATTGCTCTTTGAGCTCACCCGGGACCTTGAGGTGTGAGagatggcggggggtgggggggcgcagGGGAGGGTGCCTCCTGACACCACCTGCCCATCTCAGGCTGGGATGCCACAGAAAACAAGGTAGCCTTAGGTCATTATGGAGGGGAAGTAGCCCCAACACAGACTCAGAGGCCAAGTGCTCTGATGGGGCCCCTTAGTGGAGGTGTCTGGCGCAGGCAGGGGCCAAGAAGGGATGCAGGGGAGGGTcaggcagagaagaaaatgactttCTTGGTGAAAGGGTTTGGGTGACCCCACTGCGTTAAAAGCCAACAGAGCTCAGGCTTCTGCTCCTACGTCCTCCCACTGCAGGAGGATTTTGTTTACAAGGACATGGAGGCCCTCTGCAGCGCGCTGCGCACTCTGGCCACTGACAGCAACAAGCATCGGGCCAAGGCTGACCGCCGGCGCCAACGCTCTACCTTCCGGGCCGTGCTGCACTCTGTCGAGGTACGTGTGAGAAGGGATGCGTCCTAGTGAGGGTGCACCCCTAGGCATAGCCGCCAAGCCCAGTCACAGCCCCTCTACCCTGCAGGGTGGCGAGTGTGAGGAGGAGACAGTCCGCTTCGGGCTCGAGGTGCTCTATGTGGACAGCTGGGCTCGGCGCCGGGTCTATGCTGCCTTCAAGGACGCGCTGGGTTCCGGCATGCACCACCACCTCCAGGTGGGGAGGCGGACGGGGAAGGGGTACCCCGCTTGGCTGTTTCAGACTGGCCTGAGCGCACTGCCTTCTTTGCCACCAGAACAACGAGCTACTCCGTGACATCTTTGGTCTGGGCCCTGTGCTGGTGCTGGATGCCACTGCCCTGAAGGCCTGCAAAATCTCACGTTTTGAGAAGGTTTGCCCCTTTGTCTTCTCTCCATTCCTGTGGCCTGGAGCTCTGCAGGGACTGGAGGAGAAGCCCTGGGGCTGCCTCCTCCCAGCTCACTAGACCCTCACTATTTGTCCCACCCCAGCACCTGTACAACGCTGCTGCCTTCAAAGCCAGGACCAAGGCGCGCAGCCGCGTGCGGGACAAGCGGGCAGACATCCTGTGAGGCAGGACCAGCTGAAGAGGAGACTGTCCACATCCTTGCCTGTATTTTTAACAGAAGACAGTGCAACACC
Coding sequences within it:
- the IFRD2 gene encoding interferon-related developmental regulator 2 isoform X2 codes for the protein MPRARKGSAPRRGGKRSGGGARSSTQADSGSSEDEAASEARSTTSECPSLLSTAAEESFGGDAVDEQGQQEDLEEKLKEYVDCLTDKSAKTRQGALENLRLALAAHLLPDFLLERRLTLADALEKCLKKGKGEEQALAAAVLSLLCIQLGPGPKGEELFHSLQPLLVSVLSDSTASPAARLHQCASALGLGCYVAATDVQDLVSCLTCLEGIFSRSCGVGGSTAPVVPVSLQGLLCAALQAWALLLTIYPSAHISRILDRQLPRLPQLLSSESVNLRMAAGETIALLFELTRDLEEDFVYKDMEALCSALRTLATDSNKHRAKADRRRQRSTFRAVLHSVEGGECEEETVRFGLEVLYVDSWARRRVYAAFKDALGSGMHHHLQNNELLRDIFGLGPVLVLDATALKACKISRFEKHLYNAAAFKARTKARSRVRDKRADIL
- the IFRD2 gene encoding interferon-related developmental regulator 2 isoform X1 is translated as MPRARKGSAPRRGGKRSGGGARSSTQADSGSSEDEAASEARSTTSECPSLLSTAAEESFGGDAVDEQGQQEDLEEKLKEYVDCLTDKSAKTRQGALENLRLALAAHLLPDFLLERRLTLADALEKCLKKGKGEEQALAAAVLSLLCIQLGPGPKGEELFHSLQPLLVSVLSDSTASPAARLHQCASALGLGCYVAATDVQDLVSCLTCLEGIFSRSCGVGGSTAPVVPVSLQGLLCAALQAWALLLTIYPSAHISRILDRQLPRLPQLLSSESVNLRMAAGETIALLFELTRDLEEDFVYKDMEALCSALRTLATDSNKHRAKADRRRQRSTFRAVLHSVEGGECEEETVRFGLEVLYVDSWARRRVYAAFKDALGSGMHHHLQNNELLRDIFGLGPVLVLDATALKACKISRFEKVCPFVFSPFLWPGALQGLEEKPWGCLLPAH
- the IFRD2 gene encoding interferon-related developmental regulator 2 isoform X3, whose product is MPRARKGSAPRRGGKRSGGGARSSTQADSGSSEDEAASEARSTTSECPSLLSTAAEESFGGDAVDEQGQQEDLEEKLKEYVDCLTDKSAKTRQGALENLRLALAAHLLPDFLLERRLTLADALEKCLKKGKGEEQALAAAVLSLLCIQLGPGPKGEELFHSLQPLLVSVLSDSTASPAARLHCASALGLGCYVAATDVQDLVSCLTCLEGIFSRSCGVGGSTAPVVPVSLQGLLCAALQAWALLLTIYPSAHISRILDRQLPRLPQLLSSESVNLRMAAGETIALLFELTRDLEEDFVYKDMEALCSALRTLATDSNKHRAKADRRRQRSTFRAVLHSVEGGECEEETVRFGLEVLYVDSWARRRVYAAFKDALGSGMHHHLQNNELLRDIFGLGPVLVLDATALKACKISRFEKHLYNAAAFKARTKARSRVRDKRADIL